Sequence from the Oculatellaceae cyanobacterium genome:
AACTCCAGATGAACTATCGGTTCCACTGCCATCTACAGATAAATAAATTTTGCCTGTCTCATTTAGTAAAGCATTTAAGCCAGTAGATGCTATTGGAGTAACGGCATTTTCTACAGCGATCGCATCCCCATTCACCTTAATTATTCCTGAATCATCCTCAGCCTTTAATTCCTGCAAGGTTGCAGCATCCAAACTTTGACCTTGTATTAATGCTGCAAAAATTGCCCCCTCATCTCCAGCACTATCCGTCTGATTGACAACAGCATCAACAAAATGTCCAATTTCTTCTAACAAAACAGCACTAATCGCTGTTGGTGTTGCATTTGCAACAAAGCTATCTGACAGATAAATCTTATTAGTGCTAATGCCATAAGCACCGTTAGCACTCCCCAGAATACTACTATCAATAATTTCAATTTGGGGAAATTGGCTAAAATCATTACTTAGCCATTGAGAACGCAGACTTCCAGCAGCCCTACGGTTGTATTCTTTCCCAAAAGCGGTATTGAATATATCCCAGAAGTTTTCTAAACTGGCAAATGCGCTGAGTTTGTTATAGGTCTGGGTAAGGATATCTGTGGGTAAAGTATTCATAGACTTGATTAAGTAGATAAATTGTTGATTGAACAGATACAAACTGAAACTGAGAAATAAATTTCAGTAGGTTTGGCGGATAGGATACTAGGTTTGCGATCGCACTCTCGTTAATTTTCAACCAGTGCGATTGTTCAAGTTCCCCCAAATTGGGTTCTGTATTGTTATCAGGACAAACTCAAAAATTTTGCAATATCCTTAACAAAACTTTACACACAGTTAAAAATTACACTTAATCGTCAGAGTATAAAACTTGTATGTATAAGATCGTGTAAACGTATAGCTTGCTAAAAATCAAGTCTCACAATGAAGGGGTAAACTATAAAAATAGCTAACAGTAATGCTTGTAATAGTCAAAAACCATGAAAGTATTAGTCTTTTTCTTGTGAAGATGAGCAACAAGAAAGGAAATAGCGTTTTTTCGAGAGAAATATCAGAATCATAATGGTGTTGGCATAAGTCATTTTTTGGTGAATTTGTGGCATTTTTAGACTTTGGCATATTGTCCTGGGGATAGAAATATTATTTTTCAGCGACTTTGCCTCTTTTTTATTCGATGGCAAATTTTATTAACTTATCGGTAGGTAATATATAAAATTATCTTGATCGTTACAATTGTTAACAACCAGCCAGAAGTAGGGGCGATCGCCTTTACTCCTATTTCTTTTCGTTTCTAAAAAAATAAACCCAAAAAACAGCCGAAGGTAATAACCAAGGAATTAGAATTGCTGCTGAGATATAAACTTGCAAGCTAATTATGCCATAACCAACAGTGGCGATCGCTAACCCAAATACCCACTGTTTGCGCTCTTTGTTTCGGTGATAAATTAACACTGTCACCTTACCTAATAATGCCGCTAATCCCACCATCCATAAATCAGGAATATGTCTAACTAAGTGCTGATTTAAGAAATGATGGATTGAATAACCATGAACTTCTGCCCCAGTCAATACTTGGGAATTAGGAGGAGTATTTTCTAAAAGTTGAACTTCTACCTCAGTTAATACTTCCGAATTAGGAGGAGTATTTTTCAAACGCTCTCGCCAATAATTAATAGCCATTGGTACAGGAAAATTATCCTCATCATACTTGGTTACACCCGCATATTGATATCCTGCTGGGGCAATAAGGACAACTCTTTGCTCAAGTTTTAATCGTTGAATATCTGAGGAAGAAAGTTTTAAAAACTTCCATGCTGGTATAAATTTATAAACTTGATTAATCGGAATAGAAAAGTCTGTTAATGGCTGTAGCCAAGTTTGATTAAAATTATGAGAAAATTCAGTAATTGGAGCAAGATGACTTGATTCGCCGCTCAAAAGCTTGATGATATTATTCGGTTGATTCGACTGATGAATATATTTAATGATTTGTGTATTTAAATTTTGCTTGTTAGCTAAATTAGGTTGAGGTAAACTAGAAGTAGTTGGCTGTTGATTTAATCCATACGCTACGCTGAGGAGATAACTAAAAGGACATTTTACCAAACAATAATTAGCGGATACGGGTTGTTCTAAATACCAATCAAAAGAGCTAATATCGCCTTGTAAACTCCAATTTAAGTCAGCAATATTAGTTTCTTCCCCAACTCCTATTTGTTTTCCTCCTAACTCTTGCGATGCAAAAACAAAATAGATATTTTTATTTACGCCATCTCTAATTGCTTTTCCAAGCTGGAAATCGTGATCTTTTTGTTGATAGTCGAGAAGATAATCTATCCCAACTACTTTGGCATTTATTATTGATTTGTTCACTAACTGAGTCAGATAGCTCCTATCAATTGGATTGAAAGATTTTGGAGAAAAGCTCCGCAAAGATTCTTCATCAATTCCTACTAATAAAACAGGTGGTGATGTGGCAACTGGTATTTGATGTGTCACATCGCGGTAGATAGCTTGTAGCCAAATACGTGAATCTAACAAAAGATGTTGTAACTGGGGTATTAGGCTAAGTAATAAAAAAGAGGAAAGTGCGATCGCCTCATATTTAGTAGGCAACAATTTTCGGATAGTTTCCTTCATCCCTCTAGGTTGAATTTGAAATAAAACAGCTTGGGGATGATAAAATAATGAAGGAACTAAATAAGCAGAGGGATAATTATTTTGCTCTTTCAAAGTATAAATTGCAGCGATTAATGATTCATGGATATCCTTATAAGTCGCTAAGTTTTCTAAGAATTTAACTAAAAATGATTGAGCAACTTGATTATGAATTGGCTCTCGCATAATTGCTACTTGACTTAACCCCAAATTGATTAAAGATGTAGCAATACTAATTCCACTGCAAGAATTAAACAAAGCAAATTGTAATCCCCGTTGTTTAGCAATCAGAATTTCTGGCTCAATTTCACTAATGGACAGAGAAACCCCAGGTGCGATCGCGATCTCTCCCCCTGTCAATTCTGTCTCATTACTATGCCCAGCAAAAAATAATACATCCCAGCCTTGCTCAGAGGCTATTTTATTTTTTATTTTCTGACGCAATTCAGTAGAAGTTTCACCTGGTTGCCAACCTTCAAACTCGATAGTTGCAATGCGAGATAGTAATTTTTTTAAAGCTGCTTTCTCTTTCTTAAAGTCTAAATCTGTTTCATCTCCCAAAATCACTAAAATTCGCGGACGGCGACGTAATGGTGGTACAACTTCATGTCTAATATTAACGGGAGTGCGTACAATCCGAATAGCAGAAGATAACCCCAACCTATCACCAATTTTCCAGTTTTCCCAAGGTAAACGTTCTAACTCAGGCGTGTTACAAGTGAGAAATATATCAATATACTTTGGTTGTGAAGGTGTTGATATTTGTTGAAAAGCCGCCGCCGCACTAACTATTTCATCATTAATTTCATTAAGTTCTGCACTTCGCAACCAGTAACGAAACTCATACAAAAAAGCTGCTTCCGCGTGTACCAATTTAGCGTGCCAATCTATGGGTAAAGAAGCGATCGCACCAGAATTTTCTACTCGACCTCGTAGTTGCGTGCGATAATAACTCAGATAAGCGCGTTGCCAATCTTGGTATAACGTAGTTAAAGATTCTGGGTAGTTAAGCGTTGCAGTTAATTGCTGATTTTTACCCCAAGAAAGTTTAAAGACACAAGTTTGGTTAACTCGTATGATTTCTAGACGTAGTGATGTATTTGTCATAAATTAGGAGTCAGGAGTCAGGAGTCAGAAGTTAGTAAGAAGCTAAAAGCAATTTTGTTAACGCCTATACAGAAACCAGAAGTCAGGAACCAGGACGAAAAGCAAAAGGTGGTAATGTCAGTGATGCACCATTAGTGAGGGTGATAGCAACAGTAAATGTTTCATCCCACCCACCAACAACACAAGCGTAAATATATGTATCGCCACTATTTCTATCTAATACCCGTTGTACTAATACCCCAGTATCATCACTAATAATCATTGATGTACCGTCAGGTAAATTGTAACTAGGGGTAGAACCTAATACTAATAACAAACTCCACTCACGGATATTTTCCACAGATAGTAATGACCAAGTAACAGCATACAATCTTACTTGTGCTTGAGCTATTTGAAAATCTTGATAAGCTGCTCTGGCGGATGGTGGAATTGGTTGTCCTGTGCGCTGTAATTGAGTAGTAATAGCCTGTAATTCTTCAGTAGGCGATCGCAATAATGGTACAGCTTGCGGTGCTAAAGCTGGTAGCAATACCCAAGAAAGCCTCTGGGCAAAATTATCCATTTCATCTCTTAACCATAGGCTGACATTTACGATTGAATCTCTCACTACTTGCAAACTATCTGCGCTGAGTTGTTTTTGCTCTGGAGGATTATACAACCAATTAATTAAATTGGGAGTATTCAGGAATACTTCCCCTTGTTCCCAAGTCAAGATTTCCCACAATTCTTTATTGATAGAATTAGGAGAAGATAGTAAGGATTTAATTTCATGTATGCTCTGAACTTGAGAGGCCGTTAAATTAGTAACTGGCGGTAAAGTAATAGCATCAGGTGACAAACAACGTAAGTACAAAAGCAAGTCATCTATATTATTTTCAAACCAATCTAAAGGTAAGTTGTAAGTCCAGTCGGGATCGGGCATTAAATTAGTTGAACGTCGTTTTTCTAACAATTGGTCGTAACGTAGAAAATTGTGAATTGTTGCTTGTTCGATTTCTTCAATAACTTCTACAACTACATAAAAATGAGCCGTAAATTGTGGTAAATCAATCACCGCTCTGGGAACTACAACAACTTCATCACTGGCAGTACCTACGGCAATTAAACAAACTTTAAATTTCCCAACTTCTAAGTTACAAATTGCTTCAATAATATTGGCATATTGCGGTTGATGTGCTATGCTGTTTTGCAAATTAAGAGTAAGGTCATCAGCGCGATCGCGCATCCACTCCTGAAACGCCAACATTCCTAAAGCATTAAGATAAGCTTGCCATTGTTTATTTTCAGATTTAATCTGGCTACTGAATTGCAAGGCTGTGTTAATTTGACTAGGATTGAGTTGAATAGTATCTGTTGACAAGGTTTCACAGTCAAACAGAGTATCTATATAATTAGTAATTTGCTGAGTCATGATGGTTACTTTGTAGTTAATTGGGCAAGGTAAAGGCAGAGTCTTTGAGAGAATAAACTTTGAGCGCAGGGATATTTAGCAGTGCTGCTTTCTGATGAAGCACTTATAATCATTTCGGTAATTTTTTCATCCAAGGCTGACTCTACTTGTTGTGACAAAGTAGAAAGGCGTTCCGGTGCAGCATAAGTTATAGCTTGTGGCAAGATATTATCGAGGAGTAATTTGAGCATTCTTTGTCTAACATCAGCGCGAAATTCCTTGAGTTTTAGCAAACGAGTTACTTGATATTGAGCTTGCAAATTTATCAAGGGTGCAATATTTCCCATCGACTCACCTTGACAGTGAAACAAATGCAAAGCGGTTGTGAATTGTGAGACACTAGCAGAATTTCTGCGCTGTAAATTATTAATCCGCTCAAGTGTTACTTGTTGGAGGGCAGAATCCAGAGAATTAATGAATTGCTGACGATATAATTGTAGGAACTCTGATTGCAACTGGTCATCATCTAAAGTATTATTTAAGTTAGGGTCTACTTGACTATCAACTACTAAAGCAACATCTGGATCGTCTAAAGATAAAGTTGGTAATGTCTTGCGCCGTACTAAAATCCGATATTGCCGCAATTTAAGAGCTAAGTTTTGTAGCTGTTTTATAGTATTTTGTGGCGCCAAATTTAATGGTTGACCAATTTGATCCAGTTGTTCATCAGTTGGGGGTGAACATTTTCCCTTAATTCCGGCTTGGCGTTCAATTAAACGTTGACGACGATAAACTTTGTGGTAATTGGATAATAAATTGACAGCTTGTTGAGCTTCATGAACTGTGGATTGATAAAACTCTGAGAAAATGCGTTGTAGTTGTTTGGGTGTAGTATCGTTAAGAATTGCCCAATCACTGATTAAATAAACCCCGTGTTCTAATAAAAAGCCGTTGAGTTCTCGATGGTGTAAAACTAATCTGTTTGTCCAAGTAGATAAATTACTTTTATCTGGGTTAAAAGTTTGTAAGATTTCACTGGCTAAGGTGGTATAGGAATTAGGGTTAGGTTGGCGGTTGAGGATAACATCGTTCAGGACGAAGGGAAATAAATCGTAACGGTTGAAACCGTGATTTATACCGAATTTATGTTCGAGTTGAATGCAAGTTGATTCAATTTGACTGGAGATAAAGCAGCGCAAACACAATTCGGCTAAGTTGCTGGTGGAGTTTAAGTTATTAGGGGACTCGCCACGAAAGTATTTGCACAGTTGGCGTTGAATGTGTGCATCTCGATCGTTTGATGTTTGCTGGTTATCTAAAAATAAAGAAGTGAAAAATGCTTTCGCACTTGGTATTTCTTGGCTTTTAGGCTTTCCTTTTGCATCTATGCTGATTAGTCTCCAGTATTTCATAAGTATTTCTGCACTTAAGTTGGCATGGTTGAATTTTAGGTATAACTTTTCTTCTACCATTACTTAGTTCTCGCGCCGTGTTACCTATGCAACAAGTTTTATTCTTTCAACTTCCCGCAGGCTAAAGCCCAAGTCATTACCCATATCTCCTAAAACTCTCACTGCGCTGTTATCCCGCCAGGGACTCAAGTCCCTGGCTAATAACGTAAGTCGGTTTAAACCGACTAAATTAATGATTGTTCTAGTCCGTTTTAACGGACTTTAGCTATTAGCCTGCGGTTTAAACCGCAGGCGGGTTAGTGGGTAAGCGAAAAATGTGGGTCAATTGCATAGGTAGAACATAGCCAGAAATATAAGATAACAGCCAGACTAAAGATTACAAAGTTTAATCGGGCTACTCGTCCACATTATGCAAAAGGCGGTCTGATATCGTGTTTGATCGCATCTATATCCTAAACAGTAGAATTAATTTTAAGGTAATGCACAAACCCAAGACTTTCGCTGCAATTGCTTTCGTGGCGCTATTTACAACAATTTTTACCTCTTCGGAGGTAAGTTTTCTCAATATAAAAGCCACACCGCTTGCACAGGCTCAAACTACAGATGCTCGAAAAGCCGAAGCAGACAGACTGTTACAGCAAGGTAATGATCAGTATCAGACTAGCCAAATTACGGCAGCGTTACAGTCTTGGGAGCAAGCACTCAAAATCTACCGAGAAATTGGCGATGGCAAGGGCGTTGGCAATTCTTTGGGGAATCTAGGAAGTGTTTACTATTCCCTGGGACAATACCAAAAAGCGATTGAGTTTTATCAGCAGTCTTTAGCGATTAAACGGGAAATAGGCGATCGCGCGGGCGAAGGCATTTCTTTGAACAATCTAGGCGTGATTTTCCTCAAAGAAGGCAATCTCCCTGCCGCAGAGAAAGCCCTACTTGATGGAATTAAGGTTTGGGAAACTATCCGAGATGACTCAGGAGACAATGCTAATAAAATCTCAATTTTTGAAATTCAATCTAAGACATATAACTTATTACAACAAGCCCTAATTGCCCAAAATAAAATTACTGAAGCTTTAGAAATTTCTGAAAGAGGTCGCGCCCGTGCTTTAGTAGATTTATTATCAAGGCGATTTGCTCCTAACACAACACAAATAGCCACCCTAACTCCACCCAATCTCGAACAAATTAAACAAATTGCTAAAAATCAAAATGCTACCTTAGTGCAATATTCCCTTATTTACGATGACTTTGAAAGTGCCAATAAATCAGTAGCCAAGCAATCAAAACTATACATTTGGGTAATTAAACCGAGTGGAGAAGTAACTTTTCATAACGT
This genomic interval carries:
- a CDS encoding CHASE2 domain-containing protein; translation: MTNTSLRLEIIRVNQTCVFKLSWGKNQQLTATLNYPESLTTLYQDWQRAYLSYYRTQLRGRVENSGAIASLPIDWHAKLVHAEAAFLYEFRYWLRSAELNEINDEIVSAAAAFQQISTPSQPKYIDIFLTCNTPELERLPWENWKIGDRLGLSSAIRIVRTPVNIRHEVVPPLRRRPRILVILGDETDLDFKKEKAALKKLLSRIATIEFEGWQPGETSTELRQKIKNKIASEQGWDVLFFAGHSNETELTGGEIAIAPGVSLSISEIEPEILIAKQRGLQFALFNSCSGISIATSLINLGLSQVAIMREPIHNQVAQSFLVKFLENLATYKDIHESLIAAIYTLKEQNNYPSAYLVPSLFYHPQAVLFQIQPRGMKETIRKLLPTKYEAIALSSFLLLSLIPQLQHLLLDSRIWLQAIYRDVTHQIPVATSPPVLLVGIDEESLRSFSPKSFNPIDRSYLTQLVNKSIINAKVVGIDYLLDYQQKDHDFQLGKAIRDGVNKNIYFVFASQELGGKQIGVGEETNIADLNWSLQGDISSFDWYLEQPVSANYCLVKCPFSYLLSVAYGLNQQPTTSSLPQPNLANKQNLNTQIIKYIHQSNQPNNIIKLLSGESSHLAPITEFSHNFNQTWLQPLTDFSIPINQVYKFIPAWKFLKLSSSDIQRLKLEQRVVLIAPAGYQYAGVTKYDEDNFPVPMAINYWRERLKNTPPNSEVLTEVEVQLLENTPPNSQVLTGAEVHGYSIHHFLNQHLVRHIPDLWMVGLAALLGKVTVLIYHRNKERKQWVFGLAIATVGYGIISLQVYISAAILIPWLLPSAVFWVYFFRNEKK
- a CDS encoding DUF1822 family protein, giving the protein MTQQITNYIDTLFDCETLSTDTIQLNPSQINTALQFSSQIKSENKQWQAYLNALGMLAFQEWMRDRADDLTLNLQNSIAHQPQYANIIEAICNLEVGKFKVCLIAVGTASDEVVVVPRAVIDLPQFTAHFYVVVEVIEEIEQATIHNFLRYDQLLEKRRSTNLMPDPDWTYNLPLDWFENNIDDLLLYLRCLSPDAITLPPVTNLTASQVQSIHEIKSLLSSPNSINKELWEILTWEQGEVFLNTPNLINWLYNPPEQKQLSADSLQVVRDSIVNVSLWLRDEMDNFAQRLSWVLLPALAPQAVPLLRSPTEELQAITTQLQRTGQPIPPSARAAYQDFQIAQAQVRLYAVTWSLLSVENIREWSLLLVLGSTPSYNLPDGTSMIISDDTGVLVQRVLDRNSGDTYIYACVVGGWDETFTVAITLTNGASLTLPPFAFRPGS